One window of the Hemitrygon akajei chromosome 5, sHemAka1.3, whole genome shotgun sequence genome contains the following:
- the LOC140727385 gene encoding secreted phosphoprotein 24-like isoform X1, translating into MKADQEKEKSCSFNLKNQLADPIQGRMKTFLLAIAAVQIFYCSGVPSTKEALRASVIKLNEITEITNLCGITRRGVIDTYRTGKLSYNVDLTFSVKETVCSKNSGQEFDNPSCFFRPKNIAEKGFCKSHVEFFADKVADVDVECDGLKTVDSESDSTESSETSIEAQSKSKETLPEETSNEKSKLEETALEISSNEKDKSKETSLEDSADIESKSNETSFKESSKMRSKSMELSLEQPSNEQNEDSRAQH; encoded by the exons ATGAAGGCAGATCAAGAGAAGGAGAAAAGCTGTTCCTTCAATTTGAAAAACCAGCTGGCTGATCCCATACAGGGCAGAATGAAAACCTTCCTGCTTGCAATTGCTGCCGTGCAGATCTTCTACTGCTCAG GAGTGCCAAGCACCAAGGAAGCTCTGAGAGCCTCGGTTATAAAGCTGAATGAAATCACCGAGATCACCAACCTCTGTGGTATCACCAGGAGAGGCGTGATAGAT ACATATCGCACGGGTAAACTGTCATACAACGTGGATTTAACTTTCTCTGTGAAAGAAACTGTCTGTTCCAAGAATTCTGGACAAGAATTTGATAATCCCAGCTGCTTCTTCCGCCCTAAAAACATTGCG GAGAAAGGCTTTTGCAAAAGCCATGTGGAATTTTTTGCTGATAAGGTAGCTGACGTTGATGTGGAGTGTGACGGTCTGAAGACAGTTGACAGCGAGAGTGACTCGACAGAATCAAGTGAAACCAGTATTGAG GCACAAAGCAAATCAAAAGAAACATTGCCTGAGGAAACCTCAAAT GAgaaaagtaaattggaagaaacTGCACTGGAAATATCTTCAAAT GAAAAAGACAAATCAAAAGAGACATCTCTTGAAGATTCAGCTGAT aTAGAGAGCAAATCAAATGAGACATCATTTAAGGAGTCTTCCAAA ATGAGAAGCAAGTCAATGGAATTATCATTGGAGCAGCCTTCAAAT GAACAAAATGAGGACTCAAGAGCCCAGCACTGA
- the LOC140727385 gene encoding secreted phosphoprotein 24-like isoform X2, translating into MKADQEKEKSCSFNLKNQLADPIQGRMKTFLLAIAAVQIFYCSGVPSTKEALRASVIKLNEITEITNLCGITRRGVIDTYRTGKLSYNVDLTFSVKETVCSKNSGQEFDNPSCFFRPKNIAEKGFCKSHVEFFADKVADVDVECDGLKTVDSESDSTESSETSIEAQSKSKETLPEETSNEKSKLEETALEISSNEKDKSKETSLEDSADRANQMRHHLRSLPK; encoded by the exons ATGAAGGCAGATCAAGAGAAGGAGAAAAGCTGTTCCTTCAATTTGAAAAACCAGCTGGCTGATCCCATACAGGGCAGAATGAAAACCTTCCTGCTTGCAATTGCTGCCGTGCAGATCTTCTACTGCTCAG GAGTGCCAAGCACCAAGGAAGCTCTGAGAGCCTCGGTTATAAAGCTGAATGAAATCACCGAGATCACCAACCTCTGTGGTATCACCAGGAGAGGCGTGATAGAT ACATATCGCACGGGTAAACTGTCATACAACGTGGATTTAACTTTCTCTGTGAAAGAAACTGTCTGTTCCAAGAATTCTGGACAAGAATTTGATAATCCCAGCTGCTTCTTCCGCCCTAAAAACATTGCG GAGAAAGGCTTTTGCAAAAGCCATGTGGAATTTTTTGCTGATAAGGTAGCTGACGTTGATGTGGAGTGTGACGGTCTGAAGACAGTTGACAGCGAGAGTGACTCGACAGAATCAAGTGAAACCAGTATTGAG GCACAAAGCAAATCAAAAGAAACATTGCCTGAGGAAACCTCAAAT GAgaaaagtaaattggaagaaacTGCACTGGAAATATCTTCAAAT GAAAAAGACAAATCAAAAGAGACATCTCTTGAAGATTCAGCTGAT AGAGCAAATCAAATGAGACATCATTTAAGGAGTCTTCCAAA ATGA